Proteins co-encoded in one Arachis hypogaea cultivar Tifrunner chromosome 13, arahy.Tifrunner.gnm2.J5K5, whole genome shotgun sequence genomic window:
- the LOC112737503 gene encoding pentatricopeptide repeat-containing protein At1g73710-like: MSCSDIFFVSPPSSSSSISSNFVVKVLTKPHYSGHLPTHITKSHFPRIHCHSKTLSSSLKDRKSKKKKAYGGNLPSILKSLEYSVDVEATLDSFSQNPSPKEITVILREQGRWERVVKVFEWFKSQRGYVPNVIHYNVVLRVLGKAQRWDQLRLLWIEMAKNGVSPTNNTYSMLVDVYGKAGLVREALLWIKHMRLRGFFPDEVTMSTIVKVLKDAGEFVRADRFYKDWCDGRVVLDDLDLDSLSVTATNGSRSMPISFKHFLSTELFKTGGRNILNSSNKEIGPQKPQLTSTFNTLIDLYGKAGRLKDAAEVFADMLKSGVAMDTITFNTMIFICGSHGNLLEAESLLNKMEEKGISPDTKTYNILLSLYANSGNTDAALCCYRRIRDVGLFPDDVTHRALLGALCSKNMVQAVETLIDEMEKSSVSVNEHSLPSIIKMYVNEGALDKANDMLQKFLMNGVPSSSICAAIMDAFAEKGHWLEAENVFYWERGVPGQRRDVIEYNVLIKAYGKGKLYDKAVSLFRGMKNHGTWPDGCTYNSLIQMLSGADLVDQARDLMVEMQGMAFKPHCQTFSAVIACYARLSQLSDAVSVYQEMLRAGVKPNEVVYGSLINGFAEYGSLEEALRYFNIMEECGLSANLVVLTSLLKSYCKVGNLEGVKAIYERMQNLEGGLDLVACNSMISLFADLGLVSEAKMAFENLREMGWADGISYVTMMFLYKDVGRIDEAIEIAEEMRLLGLLRDCVSYNKVLVCYATHGQLYECGELIHDMISKKLLPNDGTFKVLFTVLKKGGFPIEAVVQLESSLKEGKPYARQAAITALYSLVGMHDLALKSVQTFIESEVDLDSFAYNVAIYAYGSAGEINKALNTYMKMQDKHLEPDIVTQINMVGCYGKAGMVEGVKRIFTQLRGGEIKPCKSLFKAIIDGYKVCNRKDLAELVSQEMKITFNLEENNEVESKIESENGSDCD, from the coding sequence ATGTCATGTTCAGACATATTTTTTGTAAGtcctccttcttcatcttcttcaatttcttcaaACTTTGTTGTCAAGGTTCTCACAAAACCTCACTATTCGGGCCATTTGCCAACCCATATTACAAAATCGCACTTTCCTCGCATTCATTGTCATTCAAAGACTCTATCTTCATCCCTAAAGGATcggaagagcaagaagaagaaggcGTATGGCGGTAATTTACCTTCAATTTTGAAATCTTTAGAGTATTCTGTTGATGTTGAAGCGACCCTTGATTCTTTCTCTCAGAATCCTAGTCCTAAAGAGATAACTGTTATACTTAGGGAACAGGGTAGGTGGGAGCGTGTTGTTAAGGTTTTTGAGTGGTTTAAGTCACAGAGAGGGTATGTTCCCAATGTGATTCACTATAATGTTGTGCTTAGAGTTCTTGGTAAGGCTCAGAGATGGGACCAATTGAGGCTTCTCTGGATCGAAATGGCAAAAAACGGGGTTTCGCCTACTAATAACACTTATAGCATGCTTGTTGATGTGTATGGGAAAGCAGGTCTTGTTAGAGAAGCACTTCTGTGGATTAAGCATATGAGGTTGAGGGGTTTTTTTCCTGATGAGGTTACAATGAGTACGATTGTTAAGGTGTTGAAGGATGCGGGAGAGTTTGTTAGGGCAGATAGGTTTTACAAGGATTGGTGTGATGGTAGGGTTGTGTTAGATGATCTTGATTTGGATTCTCTATCAGTTACTGCTACGAATGGTTCTAGATCGATGCCTATTAGTTTCAAGCATTTCCTTTCAACCGAGCTGTTTAAGACGGGTGGGAGAAACATTTTGAATTCATCAAACAAGGAGATTGGTCCCCAGAAACCCCAGTTGACTTCAACTTTCAATACCTTGATAGATTTGTATGGCAAGGCTGGACGGCTAAAGGATGCTGCCGAAGTCTTTGCTGATATGTTAAAATCCGGAGTGGCAATGGATACAATCACTTTTAATACTATGATCTTTATCTGTGGAAGTCATGGTAATTTGTTGGAAGCTGAATCTCTGCTTAATAAAATGGAAGAAAAGGGTATATCCCCTGATACGAAAACTTACAATATCCTTCTGTCCTTGTATGCTAATTCGGGGAATACTGATGCTGCTCTTTGTTGTTATAGAAGGATTAGAGATGTTGGGCTCTTTCCGGATGATGTAACTCACAGAGCTCTTCTTGGTGCGCTATGTTCAAAGAATATGGTTCAAGCTGTGGAAACTCTGATTGATGAAATGGAGAAATCTTCTGTTTCTGTCAATGAGCACTCTCTTCCTAGTATCATCAAGATGTATGTTAATGAAGGAGCCCTTGACAAAGCAAATGATATGCTTCAGAAATTTCTAATGAACGGTGTACCATCATCAAGTATATGTGCTGCAATTATGGATGCTTTTGCTGAAAAGGGACATTGGCTTGAAGCCGAGAATGTGTTTTATTGGGAAAGAGGTGTGCCAGGACAGAGAAGGGATGTCATAGAATACAATGTCTTGATCAAAGCGTATGGCAAAGGAAAACTTTACGACAAAGCTGTTTCTCTCTTCAGGGGAATGAAGAATCATGGAACTTGGCCTGATGGTTGCACTTATAATTCTCTCATTCAGATGTTATCCGGTGCTGATTTAGTCGATCAGGCAAGAGATCTCATGGTTGAAATGCAAGGGATGGCATTTAAGCCGCATTGTCAGACTTTTTCTGCTGTTATTGCATGCTATGCTCGTCTCAGTCAGCTTTCTGATGCTGTCAGTGTGTACCAGGAAATGCTACGAGCCGGAGTAAAACCAAATGAGGTTGTGTATGGATCTTTAATAAACGGATTTGCAGAATACGGTAGTCTTGAGGAGGCACTTAGGTATTTCAACATTATGGAAGAATGCGGATTATCTGCCAATTTAGTTGTGTTGACATCCTTGCTAAAGTCTTATTGTAAGGTTGGGAACTTGGAAGGAGTAAAAGCCATTTATGAACGGATGCAGAACTTGGAAGGTGGTCTTGATTTAGTTGCGTGCAATAGTATGATCAGTCTCTTTGCAGATCTCGGATTGGTATCCGAAGCCAAGATGGCTTTCGAGAATTTGAGAGAAATGGGCTGGGCAGACGGGATTTCATACGTGACAATGATGTTTCTTTATAAAGATGTGGGAAGGATCGACGAGGCCATTGAGATCGCGGAGGAGATGAGGCTTTTAGGTTTACTGAGGGATTGTGTTTCATATAATAAGGTACTGGTATGTTATGCCACTCATGGACAGCTTTATGAGTGTGGTGAACTAATACATGATATGATATCTAAGAAGCTTTTGCCAAATGATGGAACTTTTAAAGTGTTGTTCACTGTATTAAAGAAGGGAGGGTTTCCAATTGAAGCAGTTGTGCAGTTGGAGTCATCTCTGAAGGAGGGGAAGCCTTATGCGCGACAAGCTGCGATCACTGCTTTGTATTCTTTAGTTGGTATGCACGATTTGGCGCTTAAATCCGTTCAGACATTCATAGAATCCGAGGTTGATCTTGACTCCTTTGCATATAATGTAGCAATCTATGCATACGGTTCGGCTGGAGAAATCAACAAGGCCTTGAACACATACATGAAAATGCAGGATAAGCATTTGGAGCCGGACATTGTGACTCAGATTAATATGGTAGGTTGTTATGGAAAAGCTGGCATGGTTGAAGGCGTGAAACGGATATTTACCCAACTAAGAGGCGGAGAGATCAAGCCATGCAAGTCTTTGTTCAAGGCTATTATAGATGGTTACAAAGTTTGCAATAGAAAGGACCTAGCTGAGTTAGTTAGCCAAGAGATGAAAATCACATTCAACTTGGAAGAAAATAATGAAGTTGAGAGCAAAATTGAAAGTGAAAATGGAAGTGATTgtgattga